A portion of the Streptomyces platensis genome contains these proteins:
- a CDS encoding NADH-quinone oxidoreductase subunit M: MSFPLLTAVAAVPAVGAIATAALPAAKRTAAKWLALVFSLLTFALALVVAFRFDPGAKGPFQLTESHAWISDFGVRYELGVDGIAVALIALTTLLIPFIILAGWHDADPLEEATPNRRWRPTQGFFALILAVEAMVVLSFEATDVFLFYIFFEAMLIPMYFLIGGFGDRAGGDGEDQAASRRSYAAVKFLLYNLAGGLIMLAAVIGLYAVTADQLGTGTFSLQQIVEARAAGKLDIGTGTERLLFLGFFFAFAVKAPLWPLHTWLPGAMGESTAPVAVLITAVVDKVGTFAMLRFCLQLFPEASSWATPAILVLALISVLYGALLAVAQRDIKRLIAYASISHFGFIILGIFAMTSQGQSGATLYMVNHGISTAALMLVAGFLISRRGSRLIADYGGVQKVAPVLAGTFLIGGLATLSLPGLAPFVSEFLVLVGTFSRYPVIGIIATLGIVLAALYVLVLYQRTMTGPVKTEVRSMPDLRVRELLVVAPLVALLLFLGVYPKPLTDLVNPAVGHTLSVVDKKDPKPTVQVDAGPGGGRAGQAVQDQDREAAK; this comes from the coding sequence ATGTCATTTCCCCTGCTGACGGCGGTGGCCGCGGTCCCGGCGGTCGGTGCGATCGCCACCGCCGCGCTGCCCGCCGCCAAGCGCACCGCGGCCAAATGGCTCGCGCTGGTGTTCTCGCTGCTCACCTTCGCGCTGGCGCTGGTCGTCGCGTTCCGCTTCGATCCGGGTGCGAAGGGCCCCTTCCAGCTCACCGAGTCGCATGCCTGGATCAGCGACTTCGGCGTCCGCTACGAACTCGGCGTGGACGGCATCGCGGTCGCCCTGATCGCGCTGACCACCCTGCTGATCCCCTTCATCATCCTGGCCGGCTGGCATGACGCCGACCCCCTGGAAGAGGCCACGCCCAACCGGCGCTGGCGGCCCACCCAGGGCTTCTTCGCGCTGATCCTGGCCGTCGAGGCGATGGTGGTCCTCTCCTTCGAGGCCACTGATGTCTTCCTCTTCTACATCTTCTTCGAAGCCATGCTGATCCCGATGTACTTCCTCATCGGCGGCTTCGGGGACCGGGCGGGCGGGGACGGCGAGGACCAGGCCGCGAGCCGGCGCTCGTACGCCGCGGTGAAGTTCCTGCTGTACAACCTCGCCGGCGGACTGATCATGCTGGCCGCGGTGATCGGGCTGTACGCCGTCACCGCCGACCAGCTCGGCACCGGCACGTTCTCGCTCCAGCAGATCGTCGAGGCCCGGGCGGCCGGCAAGCTCGACATCGGCACCGGCACCGAGCGGCTGCTCTTCCTCGGCTTCTTCTTCGCGTTCGCGGTGAAGGCGCCGCTGTGGCCGCTGCACACCTGGCTGCCGGGCGCCATGGGGGAGTCCACCGCACCGGTCGCGGTGCTGATCACCGCGGTGGTCGACAAGGTCGGCACGTTCGCGATGCTCCGCTTCTGCCTCCAGCTCTTCCCGGAGGCCAGCAGCTGGGCGACGCCCGCCATCCTGGTGCTCGCCCTGATCAGCGTGCTCTACGGCGCGCTGCTGGCGGTCGCCCAGCGGGACATCAAGCGGCTGATCGCCTATGCCTCGATCTCCCACTTCGGCTTCATCATCCTGGGCATCTTCGCGATGACGTCCCAGGGCCAGAGCGGCGCGACGCTTTACATGGTCAACCACGGCATCTCGACCGCCGCGCTGATGCTGGTGGCCGGCTTCCTGATCAGCCGCCGCGGCTCCCGGCTCATCGCGGACTACGGCGGCGTCCAGAAGGTCGCCCCGGTCCTCGCCGGTACGTTCCTCATCGGCGGTCTGGCCACCCTGTCGCTGCCCGGTCTGGCGCCGTTCGTCAGCGAATTCCTGGTCCTGGTCGGCACGTTCAGCCGCTATCCGGTGATCGGCATCATCGCCACCCTCGGCATCGTCCTCGCCGCGCTGTACGTCCTCGTGCTCTACCAGCGGACGATGACCGGGCCGGTGAAGACCGAGGTGCGCAGCATGCCCGACCTCCGGGTGCGGGAGCTGCTGGTGGTGGCGCCGCTGGTGGCGCTGCTGCTCTTCCTCGGGGTCTATCCGAAGCCGCTCACCGACCTCGTGAATCCGGCGGTCGGCCACACCCTGTCCGTCGTGGACAAGAAGGACCCCAAGCCCACTGTGCAGGTGGACGCCGGGCCCGGTGGAGGCCGGGCCGGCCAGGCCGTGCAGGATCAAGACCGGGAGGCCGCGAAGTGA
- the nuoL gene encoding NADH-quinone oxidoreductase subunit L yields the protein MENLIALLVAAPLVGAALLLCGGNRLDRTGHLIGTLFSVASFALGVALFADMLGRGAEDRALHQHLFSWIPVGGFQADVAFQLDQLSMTFVLLITGVGSLIHIYSIGYMEHDERRRRFFGYLNLFLAAMLLLVLADNYLLLYVGWEGVGLASYLLIGFWQHKPSAATAAKKAFLVNRVGDMGLSIAIMLMFTTFGTFAFGPVLAATGTMTSGAAAPGSEGKLTAIGLMLLLAACGKSAQVPLQSWLGDAMEGPTPVSALIHAATMVTAGVYLITRSGAIFNAAPTAQLAVVVVGAVTLLFGAIVGCAKDDIKKALAGSTMSQIGYMIMAAGLGPIGYAFAIMHLVTHGFFKAGLFLGAGSVMHGMNDEVDMRRYGGLRKYMPVTFVTFGLGYLAIIGFPGLSGFFSKDKIIEAAFAKGGTEGWILGGAALLGAAITAFYMTRVMLMTFFGEKRWNPDEVHPHESPKVMTLPMIVLAVGSVFAGGLFSVNEAFVKWLEPVTSFAHGHSPVSATTVTAATMVVLLIGVGIAWLMYGRKPVPVLAPRGSLLTRAARRDLLQDDFNHIVFVRGGEELTGTLVQLDRTVVDGAVNGTAASMGGLSGLLRRLQTGFVRSYAVQMLGGAAVLVAATLLMRGV from the coding sequence GTGGAGAACTTGATCGCGCTGCTTGTCGCGGCACCGCTGGTCGGTGCGGCCCTGCTGCTGTGCGGCGGCAACCGACTCGACCGCACCGGCCACTTGATCGGCACGCTGTTCTCGGTGGCATCGTTCGCCCTCGGGGTGGCGCTCTTCGCCGACATGCTCGGCAGAGGCGCCGAGGACCGTGCCCTGCATCAGCATCTGTTCAGCTGGATCCCGGTCGGCGGCTTCCAGGCCGACGTCGCGTTCCAGCTCGACCAGCTGTCCATGACGTTCGTCCTGCTGATCACCGGTGTCGGCTCGCTGATCCACATCTATTCGATCGGCTATATGGAGCACGACGAGCGGCGCCGCCGCTTCTTCGGCTACCTCAATCTCTTCCTCGCGGCGATGCTGCTGCTCGTCCTCGCCGACAACTACCTTCTGCTGTACGTCGGCTGGGAGGGCGTCGGCCTCGCCTCGTACCTGCTCATCGGGTTCTGGCAGCACAAGCCGAGCGCGGCCACCGCGGCCAAGAAGGCGTTCCTGGTCAACCGCGTCGGCGATATGGGCCTGTCCATCGCGATCATGCTGATGTTCACGACGTTCGGGACCTTCGCCTTCGGCCCGGTGCTCGCCGCCACCGGCACGATGACATCAGGCGCTGCCGCGCCGGGCTCCGAGGGCAAGCTGACCGCCATCGGGCTGATGCTGCTGCTGGCCGCCTGCGGTAAGTCGGCGCAGGTACCGCTCCAGTCCTGGCTCGGTGACGCGATGGAGGGCCCGACCCCGGTCTCGGCCCTGATCCACGCCGCCACGATGGTCACCGCCGGCGTGTATCTGATCACCCGCTCCGGGGCGATCTTCAACGCCGCGCCGACCGCCCAGCTGGCGGTCGTCGTGGTCGGTGCGGTCACGCTCCTCTTCGGTGCGATCGTCGGTTGCGCCAAGGACGACATCAAGAAGGCGCTGGCCGGTTCGACGATGTCGCAGATCGGCTACATGATCATGGCCGCCGGTCTCGGCCCGATCGGCTACGCCTTCGCGATCATGCACCTGGTCACCCACGGCTTCTTCAAGGCGGGCCTCTTCCTCGGCGCCGGTTCCGTGATGCACGGGATGAACGACGAGGTGGACATGCGCCGTTACGGCGGTCTGCGGAAGTACATGCCGGTCACCTTCGTCACCTTCGGCCTCGGCTATCTGGCGATCATCGGCTTCCCCGGTCTGTCCGGCTTCTTCTCCAAGGACAAGATCATCGAAGCGGCGTTCGCCAAGGGCGGCACCGAGGGCTGGATCCTCGGCGGCGCGGCCCTGCTGGGCGCGGCGATCACCGCGTTCTACATGACGCGGGTGATGCTGATGACGTTCTTCGGGGAGAAGCGCTGGAACCCCGACGAGGTGCATCCGCACGAGTCGCCGAAGGTCATGACGCTCCCGATGATCGTGCTGGCCGTCGGATCGGTCTTCGCGGGCGGGCTGTTCAGCGTCAACGAGGCCTTTGTGAAGTGGCTGGAGCCGGTCACCTCGTTCGCGCACGGCCACTCTCCGGTCAGCGCCACCACGGTCACCGCCGCGACGATGGTGGTGCTGCTCATCGGTGTCGGTATCGCCTGGCTGATGTACGGCCGCAAGCCGGTGCCGGTGCTGGCCCCGCGCGGTTCGCTGCTGACCCGGGCCGCCCGCCGCGATCTGCTCCAGGACGACTTCAACCACATCGTCTTCGTACGCGGCGGCGAAGAGCTCACCGGCACCCTCGTCCAGCTGGACCGCACCGTCGTGGACGGCGCGGTCAACGGCACGGCGGCGTCGATGGGCGGGCTCTCCGGCCTGCTGCGCCGGTTGCAGACCGGATTCGTCCGTTCGTACGCGGTCCAGATGCTGGGCGGCGCCGCCGTTCTCGTCGCCGCGACCCTGCTGATGAGGGGTGTCTGA
- the nuoK gene encoding NADH-quinone oxidoreductase subunit NuoK has product MNPVYYLYLAALLFTIGAAGVLIRRNAIVVFMCIELMLNACNLAFVTFSRMHGNLDGQIIAFFTMVVAAAEVVVGLAIIVSIFRTRHTASVDDASLMKL; this is encoded by the coding sequence ATGAACCCGGTCTACTACCTCTATCTCGCCGCCCTGTTGTTCACCATCGGCGCGGCCGGGGTGCTGATCAGGCGGAACGCCATCGTGGTGTTCATGTGCATCGAGCTGATGCTCAACGCCTGCAATCTCGCCTTCGTCACCTTCTCGCGGATGCACGGGAATCTGGACGGCCAGATCATCGCCTTCTTCACGATGGTCGTCGCCGCGGCCGAGGTCGTGGTCGGTCTGGCGATCATCGTGTCGATCTTCCGCACCCGTCATACGGCCTCGGTCGACGACGCCAGCCTGATGAAGCTGTAA
- a CDS encoding NADH-quinone oxidoreductase subunit J has product MTGLAAAASMTSTGEAVQFWILGSVAVIGALCTILMKRAVHSALSLAGTMIVLAVFYLANGAYFLGVVQIVVYTGAIMMLFLFVVMLVGVTAADSLKETLKGQRWLAAAAGLGFGILLIAGIGNASLKQFNGLGEANAGGNVQGLAALIFTKYVFAFEVTGALLITAAVGAMVLTHRERTERAKTQREQSEARIREGKQVPPLPAPGVYARHNAVDIPGLLPDGTVSELSVNPTLRERGQIRDVSGASLAELKALERRSEDWLGRGSEDEPGPSSSGGAPSAEHKEGAKK; this is encoded by the coding sequence ATGACCGGCCTCGCCGCCGCGGCCTCCATGACCTCCACGGGGGAGGCCGTGCAGTTCTGGATCCTGGGCAGTGTCGCCGTCATCGGCGCGCTGTGCACGATCCTGATGAAGCGCGCGGTGCACAGCGCACTGTCGCTCGCCGGGACCATGATCGTCCTGGCGGTCTTCTACCTCGCCAACGGCGCCTACTTCCTCGGCGTCGTCCAGATCGTCGTCTATACGGGCGCGATCATGATGCTGTTCCTGTTCGTCGTCATGCTCGTCGGTGTCACCGCCGCGGACTCCCTCAAGGAGACGCTCAAGGGGCAGCGCTGGCTCGCCGCCGCGGCGGGCCTCGGCTTCGGCATCCTGCTGATCGCCGGGATCGGCAACGCCTCGCTGAAGCAGTTCAACGGCCTGGGCGAGGCCAACGCCGGCGGCAATGTGCAGGGCCTGGCGGCGCTCATCTTCACCAAGTACGTCTTCGCCTTCGAAGTCACCGGCGCGCTGCTGATCACGGCAGCCGTCGGCGCGATGGTGCTCACCCACCGGGAGCGCACGGAGCGCGCCAAGACGCAGCGTGAGCAGTCCGAGGCCCGGATCCGCGAGGGCAAGCAGGTACCGCCGCTGCCCGCCCCCGGCGTCTACGCCCGGCACAACGCCGTCGACATTCCGGGGCTGCTGCCCGACGGCACCGTGTCCGAGCTCAGCGTCAACCCGACGCTGCGGGAGCGCGGTCAGATCCGCGATGTCTCCGGAGCGTCGCTCGCCGAACTGAAGGCGCTGGAGCGGCGCTCCGAGGACTGGCTGGGCCGGGGCTCCGAGGACGAGCCCGGCCCGTCGTCGTCCGGTGGCGCGCCGTCGGCGGAGCACAAGGAGGGGGCCAAGAAATGA
- the nuoI gene encoding NADH-quinone oxidoreductase subunit NuoI produces the protein MPEFQNPVAGFGVTFKAMFKKRLTEQYPEEKKPTAPRFHGRHQLNRHPDGLEKCIGCELCAWACPADAIYVEGADNTDEERYSPGERYGRVYQINYLRCILCGLCVEACPTRALTMTNEYELADRSRESLIYTKEELLAGLEETMVDSPHAIYPGMTEKDYYQGLVTEAAPGTVRQTATSKGEKTDENPQAKGAHA, from the coding sequence GTGCCTGAGTTCCAGAACCCCGTGGCCGGCTTCGGCGTGACCTTCAAGGCCATGTTCAAGAAGCGGCTGACCGAGCAGTATCCGGAGGAGAAGAAGCCGACGGCGCCGCGTTTCCACGGCCGCCACCAGCTCAACCGCCATCCGGACGGGCTGGAGAAGTGCATCGGCTGCGAGCTGTGCGCCTGGGCCTGCCCGGCGGACGCGATCTACGTCGAGGGCGCGGACAACACCGACGAGGAGCGCTACTCCCCGGGCGAGCGCTACGGCCGCGTCTACCAGATCAACTATCTGCGCTGCATCCTGTGCGGCCTGTGCGTGGAGGCCTGTCCGACCCGCGCGCTGACCATGACCAATGAGTACGAACTCGCCGACAGGTCCCGTGAATCGCTCATCTACACCAAGGAAGAGCTGCTCGCGGGCCTGGAGGAGACCATGGTCGACAGCCCGCATGCGATCTACCCCGGCATGACGGAGAAGGACTACTACCAGGGCCTGGTGACCGAGGCCGCGCCGGGGACGGTCCGTCAGACCGCCACCTCCAAGGGCGAGAAGACCGACGAGAACCCGCAGGCGAAGGGGGCGCACGCATGA